A segment of the Sphingobium sp. EM0848 genome:
GTCAAGGACAAGACGCGCGGGACGGCCATCGACTTCGACGGCAAGACTGACCTCTGGCGTTTGCGCCGCACGTCGCGCAGCAAGCTCAGCCCCCGACAGCGGTTCGGGACAGGCGACGGTCACCGCAGCGGCCTGCAACGGCGCTACTTCGATACTGGGAGCGTCCGTCTTTCCCTTCAGCCCGGCAATGAACCGTGCGCCTTCCGCCAATGTCCCGCCTTTCTCATCCCAGGCAGCGACATAGGCCTCGACTTCTGCAGGATAGTCCCTGGCTGTGCGATGCAGGTCGTAAAGCAGCCGGATCGGCGCGCGCGGGAGCTCTTCCCTGAGATAGGTAGGCATGTCACCATAGGCCGCATAGAGCGAGACGAACTGCTTGGAGCGGCCCAGCGCAGCGGCGATCTCGACCTGGCTCATGCCGCCCTTGAGCATACGGGCAATAGCATGAGCGAGCTCGACCGAAGACAGGTTCGCACGCTGATCGTTCTCAACGATCTGATCGGCGAGCAGGTGGCTCCCTTCCCCCTCGGCCACGATGATCGCCGGGATCGTCACCCGGCCCGCGAGCTGGGAGGCACGAAAGCGTCGCTCGCCCAAACGGATGCGATGCAAGCCCGCGGTGTTGGCGGGCGCAACCGTGATCGGCTGCAAGACCCCGCGAGCCGCTATGGAGGCCGCAAGCTCGGCCAAGGCGTCATCGTCGAAACTGCGCCGGGGATTGCCGGGGTCGGGGATGACCCGATCCAGAGGGATTTCCTCGACCCGGCGTGCTGTTTCATGCGCGCCGACGAGCAGGCCGAACTCCTCAATGCGTTCGTCGAACTTACCCATCAGACAAGGGCCGCTGGCGCTGAACCCAGCCGCCGTTCGATCTCGGCAAGGATCGGCCGAATTTCCTCGGCCGCCGCCTTGGCGCCGCCACCACCTTCCATCCAGACCGGCCGATGATTTTCCGCGGCATGCTTGTAGGTCGGTCGCGCCTTGATGAAGGCAGGGAACATCAGCCGCTCGCCCACTGCGTGGGCGAGCTTGACGGCATTGTCCATTTCGCGCCGGTCGAACGGGTTGACCATTGATGGCAGCAATCCGAGGAAATCGATCTTGCGCCCTGCCCTCGCCGCCTCGGCCTTGCGCAGCGCGGTCAGCAGCATCTTGGCGCATTCGACCGAATCTTCGGCGACCTGGACGGGCGCGATCACTGCGTCAGCGACCGCGAGAGCGCTCAGGGTCAGCTCGTCCCATTTGGGGCCGGTATCGATCACGCACAGGTCGAAATGGGGTGCGAGCGCAGGAAAGCGGCCGAGAAAGTCACGCACATCCTGCGCCGCCTTGATCATCTGCAGACGCTGGTCGGCGGCGAGCAACGTGAGTCCGGTCTGGCCGTCGGCGGCAAACGCCGCCGACGGATCGAAGAGATCGGACGCGAAGCCACCCGGCCGCTCGCCGGCCAGACGGCGCGACGAACTGCCTTGCGGGTCTAGGTCGACGAACACGACCCGGCGCCCTGCCGCTTCGGCCAGATACCAGGCGAGATGCGTGGCGAGGAAGGTCTTGCCCACCCCGCCCTTGAGAAGGCTCACAGCGATCGTTCTCATCGGCGCGGCCAGCTCAACAATAGTCGTCCGGACCGTCGCGCAGATTGCGCTCATAATGGTCACGCGATGACCAGTCGCCGCCACCGCCGATGCCGGGACCGACATAGCGGAAGAGATAGACGGTGAGCGCAAAACAGCCGAACGCAAAGAGGATCGCGTGATCGGGATGGGCGGCGAAATAGGCGGACATGGCGGCAACTCCTCAAATGGTCTGATCCCGCGTCGGCTCACAGCTTTGCATCGGCCGCACGGGGGCGATGCTGCGGTGCGGCCTCCCCTCCCCAAGCGCGCTTGGCGCTTGGACATTCCTCGCGCGCAGTCTGCTCAAGCAGACTTTTCACGGCCATCCCCCCGATCAGGGGGATGGCCGTGCCGATCAATATTCCTCGGCGAGTAGGATCGTCAGAACCCGAGTGGTGACGTCGGG
Coding sequences within it:
- a CDS encoding ParB/RepB/Spo0J family partition protein, with protein sequence MGKFDERIEEFGLLVGAHETARRVEEIPLDRVIPDPGNPRRSFDDDALAELAASIAARGVLQPITVAPANTAGLHRIRLGERRFRASQLAGRVTIPAIIVAEGEGSHLLADQIVENDQRANLSSVELAHAIARMLKGGMSQVEIAAALGRSKQFVSLYAAYGDMPTYLREELPRAPIRLLYDLHRTARDYPAEVEAYVAAWDEKGGTLAEGARFIAGLKGKTDAPSIEVAPLQAAAVTVACPEPLSGAELAARRAAQTPEVSLAVEVDGRPARLVLDPRVVVIFGDGSRQEIAAERLCAAS
- a CDS encoding ParA family protein, whose amino-acid sequence is MRTIAVSLLKGGVGKTFLATHLAWYLAEAAGRRVVFVDLDPQGSSSRRLAGERPGGFASDLFDPSAAFAADGQTGLTLLAADQRLQMIKAAQDVRDFLGRFPALAPHFDLCVIDTGPKWDELTLSALAVADAVIAPVQVAEDSVECAKMLLTALRKAEAARAGRKIDFLGLLPSMVNPFDRREMDNAVKLAHAVGERLMFPAFIKARPTYKHAAENHRPVWMEGGGGAKAAAEEIRPILAEIERRLGSAPAALV